The following coding sequences lie in one Streptomyces albofaciens JCM 4342 genomic window:
- a CDS encoding SCO family protein, with the protein MRKRYLIAATVALASALTLAACDGGGDSDKPAASVSGGTRSQPIVTLDQPMEKPDLVLTDTEGEKYDLIERTKGHPTLIYFGYTHCPDVCPLTMNNIDVAMRQLPQAEQDDLRVVFVTSDPERDTPAALKKWLGGINKKFVGLTGSFDTIQAGARSVNIGIEKPVKKKNGDVVSTHGAQVLLSSPKDDKIHWMGMQDADVDRYSKALPKIIKGQNP; encoded by the coding sequence ATGCGCAAGAGGTATCTGATCGCCGCCACCGTCGCCCTGGCCTCGGCACTGACCCTGGCCGCCTGCGACGGCGGCGGCGACAGCGACAAGCCCGCCGCCAGCGTCTCCGGCGGCACCCGCTCCCAGCCGATCGTCACGCTCGATCAGCCCATGGAGAAGCCGGACCTGGTCCTGACCGACACCGAGGGCGAGAAGTACGACCTGATCGAGCGGACCAAGGGTCACCCGACCCTGATCTACTTCGGCTACACCCACTGCCCGGACGTCTGCCCGCTGACGATGAACAACATCGACGTGGCGATGCGGCAGCTGCCCCAGGCCGAACAGGACGACCTGCGCGTCGTCTTCGTGACCTCGGACCCCGAGCGCGACACGCCGGCCGCCCTCAAGAAGTGGCTCGGCGGCATCAACAAGAAGTTCGTCGGCCTGACCGGCTCGTTCGACACCATCCAGGCCGGCGCGCGCAGCGTGAACATCGGCATCGAGAAGCCCGTCAAGAAGAAGAACGGCGACGTGGTCTCCACGCACGGCGCGCAGGTGCTGCTCAGCTCCCCCAAGGACGACAAGATCCACTGGATGGGGATGCAGGACGCCGACGTCGACCGCTACTCCAAGGCACTTCCGAAGATCATCAAGGGACAGAACCCGTGA
- the serS gene encoding serine--tRNA ligase, producing MIDLRLLREDPDRVRASQRARGEDVALVDALLSADERRRTSSVRFDELRAEQKSLGKLIPKATGDEKAALLKKAGELSAAVKAADAEQDEAKAETQQLLLRLGNLVHPDVPVGGEEDFTVLETVGTPRDFAAEGFEPKDHLELGQALGAIDVERAAKVSGSRFYYLTGIGALLELALVNAAIAQATEAGFTPMLTPALVRPHAMEGTGFLGQAAENVYHLEKDDYYLVGTSEVPLAAYHMDEIIDADHLPLRYAGFSPCFRREAGTYGKDTRGIFRVHQFDKVEMFSYVDPEDAQAEHQRLLDWEKQWLTGLELPFQVIDVATGDLGASASRKYDCEAWIPTQGKYRELTSASNCDEFQARRLSVRMRTNKDGKQQVKPLATLNGTLCAVPRTIVAIFENHQQADGSVRVPEMLRPYLGGREILEPVNR from the coding sequence GTGATTGACCTTCGCCTGCTCCGTGAGGACCCCGACCGTGTGCGCGCGTCCCAGCGCGCCCGTGGAGAGGACGTCGCGCTCGTCGACGCGCTGCTCTCCGCCGACGAGCGGCGCAGGACCTCAAGCGTCCGCTTCGACGAGCTGCGCGCCGAGCAGAAGTCGCTCGGCAAGCTCATCCCCAAGGCCACCGGCGACGAGAAGGCCGCGCTGCTGAAGAAGGCCGGGGAGCTGTCCGCCGCCGTCAAGGCCGCCGACGCCGAGCAGGACGAGGCCAAGGCCGAGACGCAGCAGCTGCTGCTCCGGCTGGGCAACCTGGTCCACCCCGACGTGCCCGTGGGCGGCGAGGAGGACTTCACGGTCCTGGAGACCGTCGGCACCCCCCGCGACTTCGCGGCCGAGGGCTTCGAGCCCAAGGACCACCTGGAGCTCGGCCAGGCGCTCGGCGCCATCGACGTCGAGCGCGCCGCCAAGGTCTCCGGCTCGCGCTTCTACTACCTGACGGGCATCGGCGCGCTCCTGGAGCTCGCGCTCGTCAACGCCGCCATCGCGCAGGCCACCGAGGCCGGCTTCACGCCGATGCTCACCCCGGCCCTGGTGCGCCCGCACGCCATGGAGGGCACCGGCTTCCTCGGCCAGGCCGCGGAGAACGTCTACCACCTGGAGAAGGACGACTACTACCTCGTCGGCACCTCCGAGGTCCCGCTCGCCGCGTACCACATGGACGAGATCATCGACGCGGACCATCTGCCGCTGCGCTACGCGGGCTTCTCGCCGTGCTTCCGCCGCGAGGCCGGTACGTACGGCAAGGACACCCGGGGCATCTTCCGCGTCCACCAGTTCGACAAGGTCGAGATGTTCTCGTACGTCGACCCCGAGGACGCGCAGGCCGAGCACCAGCGCCTGCTGGACTGGGAGAAGCAGTGGCTGACCGGCCTGGAGCTGCCCTTCCAGGTGATCGACGTGGCCACCGGTGACCTGGGGGCCTCGGCCTCGCGCAAGTACGACTGCGAGGCGTGGATCCCCACCCAGGGCAAGTACCGCGAGCTGACCAGCGCCTCGAACTGCGACGAGTTCCAGGCCCGCCGTCTGTCGGTCCGGATGCGTACGAACAAGGACGGCAAGCAGCAGGTCAAGCCGCTCGCCACGCTCAACGGCACGCTCTGCGCGGTGCCCCGCACCATCGTGGCGATCTTCGAGAACCACCAGCAGGCGGACGGCTCCGTGCGCGTGCCCGAGATGCTGCGCCCGTACCTGGGCGGCCGGGAGATCCTGGAGCCCGTCAACCGGTGA
- a CDS encoding TetR/AcrR family transcriptional regulator yields the protein MNTAQPPPGASRPGGRTARTRQAVLDAAFEELGDGGYAALTVERIAQRSGVHAATIYRRWRSTERIVCELMVDISAEVPLPDTGALADDLRALARSIAAFYAEPRFRGLLEAVVSAAAREPAAADVLREFFDERLRLAGRMVHRAVERGELAADADADEIMAALGAPFYYRLLIARRPIDLRLADHAAEAAWTAARAGVFTRGPQDA from the coding sequence TTGAACACAGCGCAGCCACCTCCCGGCGCCTCCCGGCCGGGCGGACGTACCGCGCGAACGCGACAAGCCGTACTGGACGCGGCCTTCGAGGAACTGGGGGACGGCGGGTACGCGGCGCTGACGGTGGAGCGGATCGCCCAGCGCTCCGGCGTGCACGCCGCGACGATCTACCGGCGCTGGCGCAGCACCGAGCGGATCGTCTGCGAGCTGATGGTCGACATCAGCGCCGAGGTGCCGCTTCCGGACACCGGGGCGCTCGCGGACGACCTGCGCGCGCTGGCCCGCTCGATCGCCGCCTTCTACGCGGAGCCGCGCTTTCGCGGACTGCTGGAGGCGGTGGTCTCCGCCGCCGCGCGGGAGCCCGCCGCCGCCGACGTGCTGCGGGAGTTCTTCGACGAGCGGCTGCGGCTGGCCGGCCGGATGGTGCACCGCGCCGTGGAGCGCGGTGAGCTGGCCGCGGACGCCGACGCGGACGAGATCATGGCCGCCCTGGGCGCGCCCTTCTACTACCGGCTGCTGATCGCCCGCCGCCCCATCGACCTGCGGCTGGCCGACCACGCCGCCGAGGCCGCCTGGACGGCCGCCCGGGCCGGGGTCTTCACCCGCGGGCCGCAGGACGCGTAG
- a CDS encoding YcnI family protein, giving the protein MPEYTAVPSQPTAAPSPSAAEPPRTAARTAARTAARAAEPTVPSGRRGRLARRLPVVGGLAAGSVLLLAVPAFAHVSVQPGQAEQGGYATINFKVPNERDNASTVKLEVTLPTDHPLASAMPQPVPGWKIDVTKSKLDKPLETHGKKLTEAVSKITWTADGGKIEPGQFQQFPVSVGQLPKTDQLVFKALQTYDNNEVVRWIEPAKEGAPEPDNPAPVLKLTPASGDGHGSGAAGAKNAGGDADDTRQAAADGSDTTARVLGGVGIAVGVIGVAFGVLAGRRRGA; this is encoded by the coding sequence ATGCCCGAGTACACCGCCGTACCGTCACAGCCCACCGCCGCGCCGTCACCGTCCGCTGCCGAACCGCCCCGGACCGCCGCACGGACTGCCGCCCGGACCGCCGCACGGGCCGCCGAACCGACCGTGCCCTCCGGTCGTCGCGGCCGGCTCGCCCGTCGGCTACCCGTCGTCGGCGGCCTCGCCGCGGGCAGCGTGCTGCTGCTCGCCGTACCCGCCTTCGCGCACGTCAGCGTGCAGCCGGGCCAGGCCGAGCAGGGCGGCTACGCGACGATCAACTTCAAGGTGCCCAACGAGCGCGACAACGCCTCGACCGTGAAGCTCGAAGTGACCCTGCCGACCGACCACCCGCTGGCGTCCGCGATGCCGCAGCCGGTGCCGGGCTGGAAGATCGACGTCACCAAGTCCAAGCTCGACAAGCCCCTCGAAACGCACGGCAAGAAGCTCACCGAGGCCGTCTCGAAGATCACTTGGACCGCGGACGGCGGCAAGATCGAGCCGGGCCAGTTCCAGCAGTTCCCGGTCTCGGTGGGCCAGCTGCCCAAGACCGACCAGCTCGTCTTCAAGGCCCTCCAGACGTACGACAACAACGAGGTCGTACGTTGGATCGAGCCGGCCAAGGAGGGCGCGCCGGAGCCGGACAACCCGGCGCCGGTGCTCAAGCTGACCCCCGCGTCCGGTGACGGCCACGGCTCCGGCGCCGCCGGCGCGAAGAACGCCGGCGGCGACGCGGACGACACCCGGCAGGCCGCCGCGGACGGCAGCGACACCACGGCGCGCGTCCTGGGCGGCGTCGGCATCGCCGTCGGCGTCATCGGTGTCGCGTTCGGCGTGCTCGCCGGCCGGCGCCGTGGCGCCTGA
- a CDS encoding ATP-binding protein has protein sequence MSIWWSLHLRREAASVPLARRLLLGTMETAGVDPDISHDLSVALSEACANAVEHGGDAATEDYRVTAFINGDTCRIEVTDSGPGFGERARRPKRPGRSATPHTAAPPPPMAAPAPAQAEHGRGLFLIEALTDHVRYRNRTGRRGAVVSFDKILKWKEEVPLMAS, from the coding sequence ATGAGCATCTGGTGGTCCCTGCATCTGCGGCGCGAGGCCGCGAGCGTCCCGCTCGCCCGGCGGCTCCTGCTGGGAACGATGGAGACGGCCGGGGTGGACCCGGACATCTCCCACGACCTGTCGGTCGCCCTCTCCGAAGCGTGTGCGAACGCCGTCGAACACGGTGGCGACGCCGCCACGGAGGACTACCGGGTCACCGCCTTCATCAACGGCGACACCTGTCGTATCGAAGTCACCGACTCCGGTCCCGGTTTCGGGGAACGGGCCCGGCGGCCCAAGCGCCCCGGACGAAGCGCGACGCCCCATACCGCCGCGCCGCCACCGCCCATGGCAGCCCCCGCCCCGGCCCAGGCCGAACACGGACGGGGGCTGTTTCTGATCGAAGCCCTGACCGACCACGTCCGCTACCGCAACCGCACCGGACGGCGCGGCGCGGTGGTCAGCTTCGACAAGATCCTGAAGTGGAAGGAGGAGGTGCCGTTGATGGCGTCGTGA
- a CDS encoding copper resistance CopC/CopD family protein codes for MTTTVLCASGSGARAPGARREGAPRIRRSSALRLLVLAAALLGVLLGGAAPASAHAALTGSTPAQGSVVQSAPEQVTLTFSEGVAMGDDSIRVLDPQGKRVDRGKLRDLCSGETVKYGAGLPPGLPDGTYTVAWQAVSADSHPVSGAFTFSVGAPSKTSAPLPQQEAGGGVVGALYGIARYLAYAGFVVLVGGAAFVLVCRPAAARVRSVQRLVSRGWAVLTAATIAMLLLRTPYTTSGDLSDVFDLGGLRQVLETKPGAALLSRLLLLAAAALFVAVLFGAYARAQGNEGRTEGTARAGDVDGQADDGQADGSSADGGPADGGPAAGDPADGGPAGADPADGTPSAPDRPHYKQPKQSKQPESPKQPKPPKHRKDLTFGLAVGGTIVAVGLAATWAMAEHASTGLQTAVAMPVDALHLLAVATWLGGLAALLVSLYKGPSVARAGVRRFSRLAFGSVLVVVATGVYQSWRQVGTWQALTDTAYGRLLLVKVALVVVLVGVAWFSRRWAARLSEGPAPEAEAAAVLESVAAHAEAGTESSAAIASTGESAHDGGSAHDGGHVHTGESARDIDPARAAQLARQRWALATARTKRIRDADPERTGLRRSVLAEASVAVVLLAVTTVLTSTEPARTEEAVKAVGAAGRSADANQPQVLNIPFDTGGARGKGTARIDLDPGRSGSANALHLRIADPDGRTQDIPEVKISFTLKDKKLGPLQVTLDHVSEGHWSARDVQLPVPGQWQLSLVVRTSDIDQVTETRNVKIN; via the coding sequence ATGACCACCACCGTCCTCTGCGCATCGGGCTCCGGCGCCCGCGCTCCGGGCGCACGCCGTGAAGGCGCCCCGCGCATCCGCCGGTCGTCCGCGCTGCGCCTCCTGGTGCTCGCGGCGGCGCTGCTCGGCGTGCTCCTCGGAGGCGCCGCACCGGCCAGCGCGCACGCCGCGCTGACCGGCAGCACCCCCGCGCAGGGGTCGGTGGTGCAGAGCGCACCCGAGCAGGTCACGCTCACCTTCTCCGAGGGCGTCGCGATGGGCGACGACTCGATCCGGGTCCTGGACCCGCAGGGCAAGCGGGTCGACCGCGGCAAGCTGCGCGACCTGTGCAGCGGCGAGACGGTCAAGTACGGCGCGGGGCTGCCGCCGGGGCTGCCGGACGGCACGTACACCGTCGCCTGGCAGGCGGTCTCCGCCGACAGCCACCCGGTCTCCGGCGCCTTCACCTTCTCGGTGGGCGCGCCGTCCAAGACCAGCGCCCCACTGCCCCAGCAGGAGGCCGGCGGCGGTGTGGTCGGTGCGCTGTACGGCATCGCGCGCTACCTCGCGTACGCGGGCTTCGTCGTCCTGGTGGGCGGCGCGGCCTTCGTCCTCGTCTGCCGCCCGGCCGCCGCGCGCGTACGGTCCGTACAGCGCCTGGTGTCCCGGGGCTGGGCCGTGCTGACCGCCGCGACGATCGCGATGCTGCTGCTGCGCACCCCGTACACGACGTCCGGGGACCTCTCCGATGTCTTCGACCTCGGGGGGCTCCGGCAGGTTCTGGAGACGAAGCCGGGAGCCGCGCTGCTCTCCAGGTTGCTGCTGCTAGCCGCCGCGGCCCTGTTCGTGGCCGTCCTTTTCGGCGCGTACGCCCGCGCGCAGGGGAATGAGGGGCGTACGGAGGGGACCGCACGCGCCGGGGACGTGGACGGACAGGCCGACGACGGTCAGGCCGACGGCAGCTCGGCTGACGGCGGTCCGGCCGATGGCGGACCCGCCGCTGGCGATCCGGCTGACGGCGGTCCCGCCGGTGCCGACCCGGCCGACGGCACCCCCTCCGCCCCCGACCGCCCGCACTACAAGCAACCCAAGCAATCCAAGCAACCCGAGTCCCCCAAGCAACCCAAGCCCCCCAAGCACCGCAAAGACCTCACCTTCGGTCTGGCCGTCGGCGGCACCATCGTGGCCGTGGGCCTCGCCGCCACCTGGGCGATGGCCGAGCACGCCTCGACCGGCCTGCAGACCGCCGTCGCCATGCCGGTGGACGCCCTGCACCTGCTGGCCGTGGCCACCTGGCTCGGCGGGCTGGCCGCGCTGCTGGTCTCCCTCTACAAGGGCCCGTCCGTGGCCCGGGCCGGCGTCCGGCGGTTCTCGCGGCTCGCGTTCGGGTCCGTCCTCGTGGTGGTGGCGACCGGCGTCTACCAGTCGTGGCGGCAGGTCGGTACGTGGCAGGCACTGACCGACACCGCGTACGGGCGGCTGCTGCTGGTCAAGGTCGCGCTGGTCGTCGTCCTCGTGGGCGTGGCCTGGTTCTCGCGGCGCTGGGCGGCGCGGCTGAGCGAGGGCCCGGCGCCCGAGGCGGAGGCCGCCGCCGTACTGGAAAGCGTGGCGGCGCACGCGGAGGCGGGCACGGAGTCCAGCGCTGCCATCGCGAGCACCGGCGAATCCGCACACGACGGCGGATCCGCACACGACGGCGGGCACGTGCACACCGGCGAATCCGCACGCGACATCGACCCCGCGCGGGCCGCCCAACTGGCCCGGCAGCGCTGGGCGCTGGCGACCGCCCGTACCAAGCGCATCCGCGACGCCGACCCGGAGCGCACCGGGCTGCGCCGGTCCGTACTCGCCGAGGCGTCGGTCGCCGTGGTCCTGCTGGCCGTCACCACCGTGCTCACCTCCACCGAACCGGCCCGTACGGAGGAGGCCGTGAAGGCGGTCGGCGCGGCCGGGCGATCGGCCGACGCCAACCAGCCGCAGGTACTGAACATCCCGTTCGACACCGGCGGCGCGCGCGGTAAGGGCACCGCGCGCATCGACCTGGACCCGGGCCGCAGCGGCAGCGCCAACGCCCTGCACCTGCGGATCGCCGATCCGGACGGCCGGACCCAGGACATCCCCGAGGTGAAGATCTCCTTCACCCTTAAGGACAAGAAGCTAGGGCCGCTGCAGGTCACCCTCGACCACGTCAGCGAAGGACACTGGAGCGCGCGCGACGTCCAGTTGCCGGTGCCCGGACAGTGGCAGCTCTCCCTGGTCGTCCGGACCTCCGACATCGACCAGGTCACCGAGACCAGGAACGTGAAGATCAACTGA
- a CDS encoding rhomboid-like protein — MKPVLPAAPADRVAAWVRSAPGTHVWLLVIGITSLVVAGATEGLGDFLLHRTSSNIHELNRHPLSSLLISGFWIEDPSSFLLYAVLFELVHANVERWLGTWRWLLTIGVAHVTATLASQELVLLAIEGHRLPRSMTHVVDIGVSYGLAAAAGLLAYRLPPPWRYLYLASVIGFFGIPLLSGATFTDIGHAIALTLGLAAWPLTPGAGADAAADADRTATPGRPPPDH, encoded by the coding sequence ATGAAACCCGTGCTCCCCGCCGCACCGGCCGACCGGGTGGCGGCCTGGGTACGGTCCGCGCCCGGCACCCACGTCTGGCTGCTGGTTATCGGCATCACCAGCCTCGTCGTCGCGGGGGCCACCGAGGGGCTGGGCGACTTCCTCCTCCACCGCACCAGCAGCAACATCCACGAGCTGAACCGGCACCCCCTCTCCTCCCTCCTCATCAGCGGCTTCTGGATCGAGGACCCGTCCTCCTTCCTCCTGTACGCCGTCCTCTTCGAGCTGGTGCACGCCAATGTCGAGCGCTGGCTGGGCACCTGGCGCTGGCTGCTGACGATCGGCGTCGCCCACGTCACCGCCACCCTCGCCAGCCAGGAACTGGTCCTGCTCGCCATCGAGGGCCACCGGTTGCCCCGCTCCATGACGCACGTCGTCGACATCGGCGTCTCGTACGGCCTGGCGGCGGCGGCCGGCCTGCTCGCCTACCGGCTGCCGCCGCCCTGGCGCTACCTCTACCTGGCGTCCGTCATCGGCTTCTTCGGCATCCCGCTCCTGTCAGGCGCCACCTTCACCGACATCGGACACGCCATCGCGCTCACCCTTGGTCTCGCCGCCTGGCCCTTGACCCCGGGTGCCGGTGCGGACGCGGCAGCGGACGCGGACCGTACCGCAACTCCCGGACGTCCTCCGCCAGATCACTGA
- the efeB gene encoding iron uptake transporter deferrochelatase/peroxidase subunit — translation MTTTASPSGSAGSGAGTERPETLELSRRRLLGTVGAAGAAGLVAGAAGTAIGVAAAQDDPPAALSSVGSTTVAFRDERAKHQAGITTPLQARGHLVAFDLAPGADRKAAAALLRRWSRTAEELMAGRAPAADTGVALDAGPSSLTVTFGFGRTFFDRTGLTAHRPAQLEPLPDFSSDALDAGRSNGDLWVQIGSDDALVAFHALRALQKEAGDTARLRWQMNGFNRTPGATASPMTARNLMGQVDGTNNPKPTDSDFEERIFVGRDAGSGPYAWMRGGSYAVVRRIRMLLDDWEKQPLAKQEKVIGRRKADGAPLTGGDEHTKMDLDKNGPDGLPVIPADAHARIAAPESNQGAAMLRRPYSFHDGFRDDGAPDAGLLFICWQADPLRSFVTIQRKLDRGDALSPFLRHEASGLYAVPPAAVAGGYVGQPLLEG, via the coding sequence ATGACGACCACCGCTTCTCCCTCCGGCTCCGCCGGTTCCGGCGCCGGTACGGAGCGCCCCGAGACCCTCGAACTGTCCCGCCGCCGCCTGCTGGGCACCGTCGGCGCCGCCGGCGCGGCGGGCCTGGTCGCCGGTGCCGCGGGCACCGCGATCGGCGTCGCCGCCGCGCAGGACGACCCGCCCGCCGCGCTGAGCAGCGTCGGCTCGACCACGGTCGCCTTCCGCGACGAACGCGCCAAGCACCAGGCGGGCATCACCACCCCCCTCCAGGCGCGCGGCCACCTCGTCGCCTTCGACCTGGCGCCGGGCGCCGACCGCAAGGCCGCGGCGGCACTGCTGCGCCGCTGGTCCCGTACGGCCGAGGAACTGATGGCCGGGCGCGCGCCGGCCGCGGACACCGGTGTCGCGCTGGACGCGGGCCCCTCCTCGCTCACCGTCACCTTCGGGTTCGGCCGCACCTTCTTCGACCGTACGGGGCTGACCGCGCACCGCCCGGCCCAGCTCGAACCGCTGCCGGACTTCTCCTCGGACGCGCTCGACGCCGGGCGCAGCAACGGCGACCTGTGGGTGCAGATCGGCTCCGACGACGCGCTGGTCGCCTTCCACGCGCTGCGCGCCCTCCAGAAGGAGGCCGGGGACACCGCGCGGCTGCGCTGGCAGATGAACGGTTTCAACCGCACGCCCGGCGCCACCGCGAGCCCGATGACCGCCCGCAACCTGATGGGCCAGGTGGACGGCACCAACAACCCCAAGCCCACGGACTCCGACTTCGAGGAGCGGATCTTCGTCGGCCGGGACGCCGGCAGCGGCCCGTACGCCTGGATGCGCGGCGGCTCGTACGCGGTCGTCCGCCGCATCCGGATGCTGCTGGACGACTGGGAGAAGCAGCCGCTCGCCAAGCAGGAGAAGGTCATAGGCCGCCGCAAGGCCGACGGCGCGCCGCTGACCGGCGGCGATGAGCACACGAAGATGGACCTGGACAAGAACGGCCCCGACGGGCTGCCGGTCATCCCGGCCGACGCGCACGCGCGGATCGCGGCGCCGGAGTCCAACCAGGGCGCGGCCATGCTGCGGCGGCCGTACTCCTTCCACGACGGGTTCCGCGACGACGGCGCCCCGGACGCCGGGCTGCTCTTCATCTGCTGGCAGGCCGACCCCCTGCGCTCCTTCGTCACCATCCAGCGCAAGCTGGACCGCGGCGACGCGCTCTCGCCGTTCCTGCGGCACGAGGCCAGCGGGCTGTACGCGGTGCCGCCGGCCGCGGTGGCGGGCGGGTATGTGGGGCAGCCGCTGCTGGAGGGGTGA
- the pheA gene encoding prephenate dehydratase, with protein sequence MSVSRYTYLGPEGTFTEAALRTLPESATRELVPMVSVPAALDAVRAGDAAAALVPIENSVEGGVTTTLDELAAGEPLMIYREVLLPIAFALLVRPGTELSGIKTVTGHPVAQPQVRKWLAEHLPEAVWESAASNADGARLVQEGRYDGAFAGEFAAATYGLEPLVTDIHDAQNAATRFVLVGRPARPAARTGADKTSVVLWLREDHPGALLELLQEYAARGVSMMRIESRPTGEGIGRYCFSVDCEGHLTDRRVGEVLMALKRICREVRFLGSYPRADRVRANVRPDTVDDAFTDAADWLTRCLDGRA encoded by the coding sequence ATGTCGGTCAGCCGCTACACGTATCTGGGGCCCGAGGGCACGTTCACCGAGGCGGCGCTGCGTACGCTCCCGGAGTCCGCCACCCGCGAACTGGTCCCGATGGTGTCCGTACCGGCCGCGCTGGACGCCGTACGGGCCGGGGACGCGGCGGCCGCGCTGGTGCCGATCGAGAACTCCGTCGAGGGCGGGGTGACCACCACCCTGGACGAACTCGCCGCCGGCGAACCGCTGATGATCTACCGCGAGGTGCTGCTGCCGATCGCGTTCGCGCTGCTCGTACGGCCCGGCACGGAACTGTCCGGCATCAAGACGGTCACCGGGCACCCGGTCGCCCAGCCGCAGGTCCGCAAGTGGCTCGCGGAACACCTGCCGGAGGCGGTCTGGGAGTCGGCGGCCTCGAACGCGGACGGTGCGCGGCTGGTCCAGGAGGGCCGCTACGACGGCGCCTTCGCCGGGGAGTTCGCGGCGGCGACGTACGGCCTCGAACCACTGGTCACCGACATCCACGACGCGCAGAACGCGGCCACCCGCTTCGTCCTGGTGGGCCGCCCCGCCCGGCCCGCCGCGCGCACCGGCGCCGACAAGACCTCGGTCGTGCTGTGGCTGCGCGAGGACCACCCCGGTGCGCTGCTGGAACTGCTCCAGGAGTACGCGGCCCGCGGCGTCAGCATGATGCGCATCGAATCGCGGCCGACCGGCGAGGGCATCGGCCGCTACTGCTTCTCGGTGGACTGCGAGGGGCACCTCACGGACCGGCGGGTCGGCGAGGTCCTGATGGCGCTCAAGCGCATCTGCCGGGAGGTGCGGTTCCTCGGTTCGTACCCGCGGGCGGACCGGGTACGGGCGAATGTGCGCCCCGACACGGTGGACGACGCGTTCACGGACGCGGCGGACTGGCTGACCCGGTGCTTGGACGGGCGGGCCTGA
- a CDS encoding HAD family hydrolase, producing the protein MTAAPEPAHRAAPARPLPYRLVATDLDGTLLRPDDTISERTRAALATATAAGAAHIVVTGRAVPWTRHILDALDYDGIAVCGQGAQVYHAGEHRLLTSVTLDRQLAGLALAKIEAEVGPLFLAASRDGLEGEVLVTPGYRIQEGPLPHLMIEGPGDLWSAPINKIYIQHPTLGDDELARAAREAAGDLVGVMMAGEGVVELLPLGLSKATGLSLAARRLGVKAADTIAFGDMPNDIPMFGWAAHGVAMANAHEELKAVADEITASNEEDGIAVVLERLYKA; encoded by the coding sequence GTGACCGCCGCTCCCGAACCCGCGCACCGGGCCGCTCCGGCCCGCCCGCTGCCGTACAGGCTCGTCGCGACCGACCTCGACGGAACGTTGCTGCGGCCCGACGACACGATCTCCGAGCGCACCCGCGCCGCCCTGGCCACGGCCACGGCGGCCGGGGCCGCGCACATCGTCGTCACGGGACGCGCGGTGCCGTGGACCCGGCACATCCTCGACGCGCTGGACTACGACGGCATAGCGGTGTGCGGGCAGGGCGCGCAGGTCTACCACGCCGGCGAACACCGGCTGCTGACCTCGGTCACCCTGGACCGCCAGCTCGCCGGGCTGGCCCTCGCCAAGATCGAGGCGGAGGTCGGCCCGCTGTTCCTCGCCGCGAGCCGGGACGGCCTGGAGGGCGAGGTGCTGGTCACGCCCGGCTACCGCATCCAAGAGGGCCCGCTGCCGCACCTGATGATCGAGGGCCCCGGCGACCTGTGGTCGGCCCCCATCAACAAGATCTACATACAGCACCCGACGCTGGGCGACGACGAACTGGCCCGCGCCGCGCGCGAGGCCGCCGGCGACCTGGTCGGCGTGATGATGGCCGGCGAGGGCGTCGTCGAACTCCTCCCCCTCGGCCTCTCCAAGGCCACCGGCCTCTCCCTCGCCGCCCGCCGCCTGGGCGTCAAGGCCGCCGACACGATCGCCTTCGGCGACATGCCCAACGACATCCCGATGTTCGGCTGGGCAGCGCACGGCGTGGCGATGGCCAACGCCCACGAGGAACTGAAGGCCGTAGCGGACGAGATCACCGCCTCCAACGAGGAGGACGGCATCGCGGTGGTGCTGGAGCGGTTGTACAAGGCCTGA